CCTGTGACGCAGTTGTGTCGTTACGGATAGCGGCGGCTGGCGTTCAGCCGGTGCCGCACGCGGGCCAGATGTGGCCTGTTGAGGAGTGCCGTAGCGAAGGAGGCAAGGATGCCGAGGTTGCCAGGCGTGGTGGTGGGTGTGATGGTAGGCGTGACGGTGCTGGGCGTGTGCGCGCTTGCCGTCCCGGTATGGCCCGTGGCGGCTGGACTGGTATCCACCGAGATCCACGTTGACCGGAAGACGCCGAAGAAGACGCCGACCCCGCCCCCAACGCCAACGCTGACGCCCACGCCGCTGCCGACGGCGACCGCTGCAGTGGCCGTCGCGGCTGCTGCTCCGACGGCCACCCTCACCCCGACTCCCTCCCCGACGCCGTCGCCAACTGCCACGCCGGCCGCCGGCAAGAAGAACAAGAAGGCGAAGCAGGTGAGCGACTCGGCCAAGAAGGAGAAGAAGAACCACGACAACACCGTTACGGTGGGGCGCGGGACGCTCGATCCGATTCCTGCCCTGCCGCGCGGCGAGACGGTCGAGATCAAGGGGACGGCGCTCAGGAGCGGCGAGGTGTGCTCGCTCCAGATGTTCTACTCGGATAAGGCGGCCAGGACCATCCGCGATGTGGTCCCCGACGAGCATAAGCGATGCGTCTTCAGCGTGACCGTGCCCGACCGCCCCGGGGCCGTCGGCGAGGGCAAGGCGCTGATGATCCTGACCAAGGAGACCAGCGGCAAGAAGTCCGGCGAAGCCCGCCAGACGTTCACCGTGAAGTAGGCTCTCCCTCACGGTGAGGTGGCGTACCTCCTGGCGTTCGCTGGGTGGGCCGACGGGCGGGAGGAGATCAGTCAATGGGATGGGAGGCGCTCGCACAGTGGGGTGACGACGTCGCGCGCATCGAACAGCTCGCTGGTGGGGTCGCCAACGACGTGTGGAGCGTGCGCGTCAACGGGCGCCTTGCGGTCGGTCGTCTCGGCGCCAGGAGCGACGCCGACCTCGCCTGGGAGACCGATCTCCTCCAACATCTCGACCGTGCAGGTCTGACCGTGCCGCTGCCGATCCCGACCAGGGCCGGCCGGCTGTTTGCCGACGGTATGGTGGTGATGACCTACGTGGAGGGCGGACCGCCCGCGACGGAGGCCGACTGGTGTCGTGTGGCCGACACGCTCCGCCACCTGCATCGGTTGACGCAGGGCTGGCCGCAGCGCCCAGGCTGGCGGTCGTCGACCGACCTGCTGCACGCCGAGACCGGGACGAAGATCGACCTCGGCGCGATGCCGCCTGAGGGCGTCGCTCGCTGCCGAGCAGCGTGGGCGCGGCTCGTCGGACGTCAGACATGCGTCGTCCACGGCGACCCCAACAGCCGCAACGTCCGCATGACCGAGGATCGGGTCGCGCTGATCGACTGGGACGAGGCGCACGTCGACGTCCCCGACCTCGACCTGGTGCTGCCCCACAATGCCGCCGGTCTCGCCGACAACGTGCACGACATCGCCGCGCAAGCGTCGGCTGCGTGGGAAGCGGCCGTCTGCTGGGACGACGAGTATGCCGTCAAGCGGCTCGCCGAAGTGCGAGCGGTCTGAGCAGCGGCAGCGAACCGAGCGCCCGCCACCAACGCCGGATCGTTCGCTGCTCGGCGTGGCGACGGCCCATCCGGATGCGACCATCCTATCCGGATGCCCGCTTTCACCAGGCGTGAGGGAGCTCTGCGTCGAGCTTGCACCGGGAGTTGAGGCTGGTTCCCGCCATGTGCCGACGCTTGCGACTACGCGGTACTCATGAGGAGCCAGAGCCACCAAGGCCAGATCAGGATCTGAATAGCGATCCATTGCAGCGCCGAGAGCGCAGTCTGGCCAGCCGCTGGACCAGAGCCAGCCAACCACATCAAGGCGCTTAGGAGGAGACCAGGAGCTAGATATGTTCCTATTCCGAGCACCCAGCTTGCCACAGCGCCGAACCTCGGCTGTGAGAGGCCTTGCACGAGCAGCACTGTCCCGATTGGGACCAGCCAAAACAACGTCGGCAACGATGGAACGCCGTCCACGCCGCGAGACACTGGTGTGCACGTTGCCGAGATCCCGAGCACCAGCGACGCGACGGCCGCGCCGATGTAGACCCCTCTGTAGACATGCCGTGGGTCGGTCGTCACGATCCAACCTCGCTCGACCTTCTCAACTGACGCGCGAGACTCCTTCACGGATGCTCTAGAAGGCGCCAGCGCCACAGCTACCTGAAGCTGGATCGTCGGAAGCCACGAGGTCGGGGTCCCGACAGGCATGCTGGCAGCCGAGCAACTGAAGAGCCGAGAGCCGGAGTCGTAGTTGCAATTCATGTCGCTCATATGCGAGACGTACTCTGACGTACTCTAGTGGCTCGTCTGGCGTCAATCACCGGGTCGCTCAGTGCCGGTCATCATCCCGACCCCACTCGGCACGCTCAGGGCAAGCTACGCGAGGAACGCCCTCCCGTCCGTCACCCCGACCGCGGCGAGGCACGAGCGGAGTGGCGGGATCTTCCCAGGGTGACGGACGACTGACGAGGAAGATCCCTCGACTGCGTTCGCACGCTCACTCCGCTCGGGATGACGGGGGAGGGAGCAGCCTCACGTCGCTCGGGATGACGGTGAAGCGTCGGCAGAGGTCCAACCCGGTCGTTCGCGACTGACAGACCACCAGGCCGAGACGGAGAGGTGCACCTGTGACAGATGTTGAGAGCCTTGAGCGACAGGTCGAGGCTCTTTCATCGGAAGAGTCGGCCGACTTCCGGGACTGGTTCCATGCGCTTGACCAGGACGCCTGGGATGCGCACATTGAACGGGACGTGGCTGCCGGACGCCTGGATAATCTGGCTGAACGTGCGCGGCGCGAATATGCCGATGGTAAGACGCCTCCCCTGTGATCCACAGGGCAACGCCTGAGTTCTGGGCGTGTTACCGTAGATTGCCGTTCGCTGCGCTGATTCACGCGATGTCAACGGTTTGAAGTGAGGACGGCTTCCGGCGCCTGGATCGTGGCTATCGGGTCGGCGTGGCGATGCACGAGCTTCCACGCGCCGTCCTCGCGGCGGTAGATGTGCGTCACGCGGAGCACCATCGGCGCAGCGCCAGTGCGACCCGTCAGCGATGGCCGCGAACGCTCGAAGTGGGCCGTGTAGGCCAGGTCGCCGCTGGTGAACCGCCCGATCTCCTCGAACTCGATCTGACCACCGGCAAATCGGGCGGAGGCCCACTCGTAGCGCGGCTCCAGCTCGTCCCAGCCACGCTCGTAGCCGCCCCACCCGCCGAAGAGCGTTGCATCAGGCTCGTGCGAGCACAATGAATTCCAGGTGGCGACGTCGCCGTTGAGGAAGCCGACCGTCGCCGCCTGCATCCGCGTGATCGCCGCCTGGAGATCGTCGTCCGCCATGCTCCCACCCCCGGAACGGTACTCTCCCTGTACAGTGCAGGAGAGGCGTTCTGCTCGGGCAAATATGCTGCGAGCGGGTGTCGCTCGGTTGGGTGGACCGTGGCGCTGACAGCCCGTCCACGCTCTCATGCTTCCGTTCTCACCAGCAGCAAGGACTGCCCCATGTGCCGCGGCATCAAGCAGCTTCGACGCCCGGACGCGCCAGCCACCGACGAGGAGCTGCGCGCCGCTGCCCTCCAGTTCGTGCGCAAGATCAGCGGCCTCCGGCAGCCTTCAAAGGCCAATCAGACGGCGTTTGAGGCGGCCGTCGAGGAGATCACCGCCGCGTCTGAGCGGCTGCTGCAGTCGCTGGGCGGGCGCGGCACGGCGCAGCAGCCTGCATCGGGGCACTTGTCGGCGTCGTGAAGCGGCCGTCTGGACGGTGAACGCCCTCAGATGCACGCTGCTCTGCCCATTGTGCAGGCTTCTGGGAATCTGACACGCTCCAGGAGTTGACGCGCGGCCCGCTGACGGCTAGGCTTACGACGCTTGCAGGCGCGATCCTGTGAGCGATGTACGTCACCGGCGACGAGACCACGCCGCCGCCTCTCCCCCCAGCGGTTGAGAGGCGGCCGAGCGCGTCGCTCCGTAGTGAAAGGGAGCAAAATCGATGCAGCGCAGCAGATTGACCCGTCGGGAGGCGCTCGGTAAGGGCCTGCGGCTCCTGGCCGTCGCCGGACCGTCCGTGCTGCTGGCCAGCGCCTGCGCCCAGCAGCCTGCCGCCCCGGCCAAGCCGGCTGAGAGCAAGCCAGCGGAGTCGAAGCCCGCCGAGACCAAGCCGGCCGCTCCGGCCGCCGCCGCGCCCACAGCCGCCCCGGCCAAGCCGGCTGAGGCCGCGAAGCCCGCCGAGGCGGCCAAGCCGGCTGCCGCCGCCAAGCCAGACGCCGCGATCCCGGCGATGGCGGCCTCCGGCGAGATGCCGAAGCGTGGCGGCACCCTGCGGGCCGTCGTTCAGAACGACTTCGTGACGATGTGGCCGATGATTACCACCGGCCCGACGGCGTCCGTCTGCTACGACTGGCTGATCCGGTGGCGGAAGGGGCCGGATGGCCGCTGGGGCCCACAGCCCGGCCTTGCCGAGTCCTGGGAGCTGACGGACACCTCGGCCACCTTCAAGATCCGCAAGGGCGTCAAGTTCCACGATGGCACCGACGTCAACGCCGATGCCATCGCCTGGAACGTCAATACCTGGATGACGCACCCGAAGTCCCTGGCCAAGTCGCAGCTCGGGGCCGTTGCCAAGGAGAAGTCGGCGGAGATCGTCGACGATTACACCGTCAAGATCAACCTCGCGGCGCCGGCTGGCTCGCTGTTGGCCGTCCTCTCCGATGCCCAGCGCGAGACCGGCATCGTCTCGAAGGCCGCTCACGCCAAGCTTGGCGACGACGGGCTGGCGCTCCAGGCTGTCGGGAGTGGGCCGTTCATCTTCGAGCAGTGGCAGAGCGGCTCGCAGTTCATCGTCAACAAGAACCCCAACTACTGGGAGAAGGGGCTGGACGGCCAGCCGCTGCCGTACCTCGACAAGATTCACTACCGCTTCGTCCCTGACGACTCGGTTCGCTTCGTCGAGATGCGTTCCGGCAGCGCGGACATCGGCCAGTTGTTCCGCGGGCGCGACGTCCCGACGGCCAAGGCCGAGTCGGGGCTGAACTACTGGGAGGACGCGCAGCAGGGCCGCCTCTACCGCTTCTTCTTCAACGCCCAAAAGGCGCCCTTCAAGGACAACCTCAAGCTGCGCCAGGCGATCCAGTACGCCATCGACCGCGAGGCGATGGCGAAGGCCGTCGGCGGCGGCGTCGGCAGCGCCAACAAGTACGACCTGACCGAGGGTACCCTCGGCTACGATCCCTCAGTTCCCTTCTACAGCTTCGATCTGGCGAAGGCCCAGGCCCTGATGAAGGAGTCTGGGGTCTCGACGCCGCTCAACGTCCGGCTGACGGTCATCTCCCGCGAGACCGACCAGCAGCAGGCCCAGATGATCCAGCAGATGCTCGACAAGATCGGCATCAAGGTCGAGATCGAGGCGCTGGAGCGCGTGGCCTGGGGCCAGAAGGTCCGCCAGTCCAACGACTTCGAGATGGCGACCCAGCAGACCAGCACGCCGCTGGATCCGGACGTCATCTCGCTGGCCTGGGCGCCAGACGGCCCGGCCGCCTACGTCCGCCCGAGCGAGCCGGCCATTCAGGACTGCCTGAAGGAGGCGCGGACCTCCTACGACGTCGGCAAGCGGCAGGCGACGTACGTGAAGTGCCAGACCCAGATGTTCGATACGGCGTGGTGGGGCCACATGTGGATCCAGCCGTACAACTACATCACCAGCAAGAAGGTGAAGCTCTCCAGCCCGTTCTTCCAGGAAGACTGGCGCGAGTGGAGTATCTGGCTCGCCTAGTCGCGGCCAGCCTTCCTCATCTCTCGCGTGAGGTGACCCACTTTATCTCACGCCCCTGCTCCCCTCTCCGCGCCGGAGCGGGGGGCCGGGGGGTGAGGTTGCTTGTCCCGATCTCATCCCTGTATCCAACTGGAGTCACTGTATGCCCGGACCGTTGTCGGGCCTTCGCGTCCTTGATTTCACCCTGGCGCTGGCTGGTCCCTTCTGCGGGCTGGTGCTGGCGGACCTGGGCGCAGACGTCATCAAGATCGAGAGCCCGGACCCAGACATCCGGACTGCCGGCGGCCTCCAGGTCTACCATGGCGAGAACAGCCATTTCCTGGTCGTCAACCGCAACAAGCGCGGCCTCAGCATGGACCTGAAGGACGAGCGTGGACGTGAGGCGTTCTACCGCCTCGTCAAGACCGCCGATGTCCTGGTGCAGAACTATCGCCCTGGCGTCATGAAGCGGCTCGGGGCCGACTACGAGACGCTCAGCGCCATCAACCCCGGCCTGATCTACTGCTCGATCTCCGGGTTCGGCGAGGGCAGCCCCTACGCCGACCTCGCCGGGCTGGACCTCATCGCCCAGGGGATGAGCGGCCTGATGAGCGTCACCGGCTCGCCCGGTGGCGGCGAGCCGGTCAAGGCCGGCACCCCCGTCACGGACATGGGCTCCGGCATGTATGGGGCGATTGGCATCCTGGCGGCGCTGCACCATCGCCACGAGACCGGGCGCGGCCAGCAGGTCGAGGCGACCCTTCTCGACACCCCGATCTCCTGGCTGACCTGGCGCGCGGCCGAGTACTGGGGCAGTGGCAAGACGCCCGAGGCCCAGGGCAGCGGCAAGGGCGCCTACCGGGCGTTCCAGTGCTCCGATGGCCGCTGGGTCAACATCGGACCGACCAACCGCCTCTGGAAGGCGACCTGTAAGGCCCTCAACGCCGAGCATCTGTTGGAAGACCCGCGCTTCACCACGCAGACGCTCCGCAACGAGCACCACGCCGACCTGACCGAAGAGATCCAGAAGGCGTTCCGCGCGAAGACCTCGCCGGAGTGGATCGCCATCTTCCAGGAGATCGGCGTCCCGACCGGGCCGATCAAGACGATCCCCGAAGTGCTCGAGCAGGATCCCCACGTCAAGGCCCGCCAGATGGTCGTCGAGGTCAACCACCCGACCATCGGCCCGATGAAGACGCTCGGCGTGCCGGTCAAGCTCTCGAAGACGCCGGGCGGCGTCACCCGGGCCGCGCCGACGCTCGGGCAGCACACCGTCCAGGTGCTGATCGAGCTGGGCTACTCGCTGGAGGAGATCGACGCCCTGCGCGCAGACGGCGTGATCTACACCACCGGCGACGAGCACGGCGAGTACGTCGCCCCCGAGGCCGCGCTCACCTACAACTGAGGTGTTGGGTTCTGGGTTTCAGGTTTCGGGGGGAGGTGGCCCCGCTTCCTGAAACCCGAAACCCAGAACCCAACACCCACGCTACTTCAGCTTCATCTCCTTCACCATGATGAAGCCGTCGAGGCGGGGCTTCCACTCGACCTTGGTGCTGAGGCCGTAGTAGAAGTTCGGGTGGCCGATCGGCACCGTGTAAAACTGCTCGTGGATGTACTTCGCGATGTCCTGGAACGCCTTCTGGCGCTCAGTCCCCTTGAGGGGTAGCGCCTTCTGCTGCATCTCTTCCAGCTTCTCGTCGCAGACCGCCGAGTTGCGCGCCTTGCAGGTGTAGTAGGCCGTGACGGTGGACGAGTAGTCCATCAGCTCGTTGCCGTGGGCGTGCGTGCCCAGCATGCCCCGGTTCGGGTCAATCGAGCCAGGGCCGGTGTTCGCGCCCCAGATCTCCTGGTGCGCCGCCGTCTCCACGCCGCGCGTCTTGGCGTTGACGAGCCCGATCTCGACCATTCCCTGCGCGACGGCCTCGGCGGCCTCTTCCAGGCCGACGATGTAGGCGCGCCGGACGTACATCGTGAGCGGCGCGTCCACCGGCACGCCGTCCGCCTTCGCCTGCGCGATGAGCTGCTTCGCCTTCGCCATGTCAAAGGCGTACGGCTGCAGATCGGGGTTGTAGCCGGTGGCGCTCGGGCCGACCAGCTGACGGGCTACGTCGCCGCCGCCCATCACGTCCTTGATGATCGCCTCCTTGTCGATGCTCAAGGCGATGGCCTCGCGGACGCGCTTGTCCTTCATCGCGACGTTCGAGGTGTCCATCCGGATGAAGATCGTCTCCAGGCTCGGAGTGGTCTGGCAGTTCGGCGTCATCTTGCACTGGTCGCCGGTGATCCACCGCGCGATGTCCGCCTCGCCGGCCTTGGTCATCGCCGCGCGGACGTCGCGCTCGGCGCGGAACTGGAAGGTCACGTCCTTGATGCTGGCAGCGCCCTTCGCATCCGCCGAACCGTTGCCCCACCAGTCAGGATTGGCCGTCAGCTTGATGGACTGGCCCTTCTGCCACTCGACGAACGTGTACGGCCCGGTCCCGATGGGCTTCAACGGCACCTCGTCTGGCTTCTCCTTCATCTGCTTCAGCGAGCCGATGGGCGAGAAGTAGAGCCGCTCGGGGAGGATCGGATCTGGCGCCTCGGTGACCACGTCCAGGGTCAGCTCGTCCACGGCCTTCGCCTGGAACTCTGGCCCGATGAACGTACGGATGCGGTAGTTCTTCTCCTTGCCCCAGGTGTCGTTCAGGCTGGCGGCGGCCGCCTCAGCGTTGAACGGCGAGCCGTCGTGGAACTTCACGTTCGGGCGGAGCTTGAAGCGCCAGGTGGTCGGGTTGGTGCTCTCCCAGGCCGTTGCCAGCTCGCCCACGAGCTTGTTGTCAGCCGGGTCGCGGTTGACCAGCCCCTCCGCGACGTTGCGGATGACGGTGTAGCCGAACGAGTTGTACGCCTCCCACATCATCAGCGTGGGCGGCTCCTCGCCCTGCGCGATGACGATGCTGCCGGCCGGCGTGACCTTGGCGACAGCCGCGCCGGCGGCCGGCTTGGCGGCCTCGGCCGGCTTCGACTCCGCGGGCTTGGCCGCGGCAGCCGGGGCGGTCGTGGGCTGCGCC
The Chloroflexota bacterium genome window above contains:
- a CDS encoding phosphotransferase; amino-acid sequence: MGWEALAQWGDDVARIEQLAGGVANDVWSVRVNGRLAVGRLGARSDADLAWETDLLQHLDRAGLTVPLPIPTRAGRLFADGMVVMTYVEGGPPATEADWCRVADTLRHLHRLTQGWPQRPGWRSSTDLLHAETGTKIDLGAMPPEGVARCRAAWARLVGRQTCVVHGDPNSRNVRMTEDRVALIDWDEAHVDVPDLDLVLPHNAAGLADNVHDIAAQASAAWEAAVCWDDEYAVKRLAEVRAV
- a CDS encoding nuclear transport factor 2 family protein; its protein translation is MADDDLQAAITRMQAATVGFLNGDVATWNSLCSHEPDATLFGGWGGYERGWDELEPRYEWASARFAGGQIEFEEIGRFTSGDLAYTAHFERSRPSLTGRTGAAPMVLRVTHIYRREDGAWKLVHRHADPIATIQAPEAVLTSNR
- a CDS encoding DUF2277 domain-containing protein, which produces MCRGIKQLRRPDAPATDEELRAAALQFVRKISGLRQPSKANQTAFEAAVEEITAASERLLQSLGGRGTAQQPASGHLSAS
- a CDS encoding ABC transporter substrate-binding protein, which gives rise to MQRSRLTRREALGKGLRLLAVAGPSVLLASACAQQPAAPAKPAESKPAESKPAETKPAAPAAAAPTAAPAKPAEAAKPAEAAKPAAAAKPDAAIPAMAASGEMPKRGGTLRAVVQNDFVTMWPMITTGPTASVCYDWLIRWRKGPDGRWGPQPGLAESWELTDTSATFKIRKGVKFHDGTDVNADAIAWNVNTWMTHPKSLAKSQLGAVAKEKSAEIVDDYTVKINLAAPAGSLLAVLSDAQRETGIVSKAAHAKLGDDGLALQAVGSGPFIFEQWQSGSQFIVNKNPNYWEKGLDGQPLPYLDKIHYRFVPDDSVRFVEMRSGSADIGQLFRGRDVPTAKAESGLNYWEDAQQGRLYRFFFNAQKAPFKDNLKLRQAIQYAIDREAMAKAVGGGVGSANKYDLTEGTLGYDPSVPFYSFDLAKAQALMKESGVSTPLNVRLTVISRETDQQQAQMIQQMLDKIGIKVEIEALERVAWGQKVRQSNDFEMATQQTSTPLDPDVISLAWAPDGPAAYVRPSEPAIQDCLKEARTSYDVGKRQATYVKCQTQMFDTAWWGHMWIQPYNYITSKKVKLSSPFFQEDWREWSIWLA
- a CDS encoding CoA transferase, with translation MPGPLSGLRVLDFTLALAGPFCGLVLADLGADVIKIESPDPDIRTAGGLQVYHGENSHFLVVNRNKRGLSMDLKDERGREAFYRLVKTADVLVQNYRPGVMKRLGADYETLSAINPGLIYCSISGFGEGSPYADLAGLDLIAQGMSGLMSVTGSPGGGEPVKAGTPVTDMGSGMYGAIGILAALHHRHETGRGQQVEATLLDTPISWLTWRAAEYWGSGKTPEAQGSGKGAYRAFQCSDGRWVNIGPTNRLWKATCKALNAEHLLEDPRFTTQTLRNEHHADLTEEIQKAFRAKTSPEWIAIFQEIGVPTGPIKTIPEVLEQDPHVKARQMVVEVNHPTIGPMKTLGVPVKLSKTPGGVTRAAPTLGQHTVQVLIELGYSLEEIDALRADGVIYTTGDEHGEYVAPEAALTYN